The following are from one region of the Magallana gigas chromosome 4, xbMagGiga1.1, whole genome shotgun sequence genome:
- the LOC136274328 gene encoding uncharacterized protein, with protein sequence MESLHQGMCEGLQHMSESVFVGMCEIVGTSQQVAIRRETEDTMEMVDRRLTPSDGRIRMVSGSYTEGFRLIGSDIDWMFWPNNHRVIMDKSQSEYYNTANTILILSDSSESPPGFTLLQLMTPTTYREVQSA encoded by the coding sequence GTGTGAGGGACTGCAGCACATGTCCGAGTCAGTGTTTGTGGGAATGTGTGAGATAGTGGGGACCTCACAACAGGTCGCCATCAGGAGGGAGACAGAGGACACCATGGAGATGGTGGATAGACGACTGACACCTTCTGATGGGAGAATTAGGATGGTGAGTGGCAGTTACACAGAAGGGTTCAGATTGATTGGATCAGATATTGACTGGATGTTCTGGCCAAACAACCACCGGGTGATCATGGACAAGTCTCAGTCTGAGTATTACAACACAGCCAATACAATCTTGATTCTCTCTGACAGTTCTGagagtccaccaggattcacTCTACTTCAGTTAATGACACCAACAACATACAGAGAAGTCCAATCAGCATGA